A genomic stretch from Photobacterium atrarenae includes:
- the mazG gene encoding nucleoside triphosphate pyrophosphohydrolase: MSDKAPAPIEQLIEIMAKLRDPETGCPWDLKQDFASIVPHTLEEAYEVADAIAQQNWGEVREELGDLLFQVIFYSQLGKEQGLFAFDDVVRSINEKLIRRHPHVFGNTEFASEADIHANWEAEKAKERAEKGEDLSLLANIPKALPALIRAEKIQKRCAKHGFDWDSLGPVVDKVREEIDEVMEEAIQVAPSQDRVEDEIGDLLFAVVNLSRHLQVKPEVALQRANQKFERRFREVEKSVLEQGKRVEECSLETLDHEWNRVKQRER, encoded by the coding sequence ATGAGTGATAAAGCACCGGCGCCAATCGAGCAACTGATCGAAATTATGGCCAAACTCCGAGATCCGGAGACGGGGTGTCCGTGGGATCTGAAGCAGGATTTTGCCTCTATCGTGCCGCACACCCTAGAAGAAGCTTATGAAGTGGCTGATGCCATTGCGCAGCAGAACTGGGGCGAGGTTCGCGAAGAGCTGGGCGACTTGTTGTTTCAGGTGATTTTTTACAGCCAGCTCGGCAAAGAGCAGGGGCTGTTTGCCTTTGATGATGTGGTTCGCAGCATCAATGAAAAGCTGATCCGTCGCCATCCCCATGTGTTCGGTAACACTGAGTTTGCCAGCGAAGCCGATATCCATGCTAACTGGGAAGCGGAAAAAGCCAAAGAGCGGGCCGAGAAAGGCGAAGACCTCAGCCTGTTGGCCAATATTCCCAAGGCGCTGCCGGCGCTGATTCGGGCGGAGAAAATTCAAAAGCGCTGCGCCAAGCACGGGTTTGACTGGGACAGTCTGGGACCTGTGGTGGATAAGGTACGCGAAGAGATTGACGAAGTGATGGAAGAGGCCATCCAGGTGGCACCGTCCCAGGACAGAGTCGAAGATGAAATCGGCGATCTGCTGTTTGCGGTGGTCAACCTTAGCCGTCACCTTCAGGTGAAACCGGAGGTGGCGTTGCAGCGGGCCAATCAGAAATTCGAGCGCCGCTTTCGCGAAGTTGAAAAAAGTGTGCTAGAACAAGGAAAGCGTGTTGAAGAGTGCTCTCTGGAAACGCTGGATCATGAGTGGAATCGCGTCAAACAGCGTGAGCGTTAA
- a CDS encoding CTP synthase: MTTNYIFVTGGVVSSLGKGIAAASLAAILEARGLKVTMMKLDPYINVDPGTMSPIQHGEVFVTEDGAETDLDLGHYERFIRTKMTKRNNFTAGRVYADVLRKERRGDYLGATIQVIPHITNEIKERVIAGAEGHDVAIVEVGGTVGDIESLPFMEAIRQLGVELGRERAMFTHLTLVPYLAAAGEVKTKPTQHSVKELLSIGIQPDVLICRSDRVIPANERAKIALFCNVPEKAVISMKDVDSIYKIPQLIKAQGLDDLVCQRFGITAPEANLSEWEQVIYEEANPTDEVTIGMVGKYIELPDAYKSVNEALKHAGLKNRLSVNIKYVDSQDVESKGTEVLEGLDAILVPGGFGGRGVEGKITTAQYARENKIPYLGICLGMQVALIEYARHVAGLEGAHSTEFNADTKHPVVGLITEWIDSEGKVEERSEESDLGGTMRLGSQLCHLAEGSKARELYGNATIHERHRHRYEVNNNLLPKLEKAGLKVSGLSADKKLVEIIEIPNHPWFVAAQFHPEFTSTPRDGHPLFEGFVKAAGENLRGELNK, translated from the coding sequence ATGACGACGAATTACATTTTTGTTACGGGCGGGGTCGTATCCTCTCTAGGTAAAGGTATTGCTGCAGCTTCTCTGGCGGCGATTCTCGAAGCGCGTGGTCTGAAAGTGACCATGATGAAGCTAGACCCTTATATCAACGTTGATCCAGGCACCATGAGTCCGATTCAACACGGTGAAGTATTCGTAACGGAAGACGGTGCAGAGACCGACCTTGACCTGGGTCACTACGAGCGTTTCATTCGTACCAAAATGACCAAGCGCAACAACTTTACGGCTGGCCGCGTGTATGCGGACGTGCTGCGTAAAGAGCGCCGTGGCGACTATCTGGGTGCCACCATTCAGGTGATCCCGCATATTACCAATGAAATCAAAGAACGTGTGATTGCCGGTGCCGAAGGCCATGATGTGGCGATCGTCGAAGTCGGTGGTACTGTGGGGGATATCGAGTCCCTGCCGTTCATGGAAGCGATTCGTCAGCTGGGCGTTGAACTGGGCCGTGAGCGCGCCATGTTTACCCACCTGACGCTGGTCCCTTACCTGGCAGCGGCCGGCGAAGTGAAAACCAAACCGACCCAGCACTCGGTGAAAGAACTGCTGTCGATCGGGATCCAACCGGATGTGCTGATCTGCCGGAGCGACCGCGTGATCCCGGCGAACGAACGTGCCAAGATTGCACTGTTCTGTAACGTGCCGGAAAAAGCCGTCATCTCGATGAAAGATGTCGACTCCATCTACAAAATCCCACAACTGATCAAAGCCCAGGGCCTGGATGATCTGGTGTGTCAGCGCTTCGGCATCACTGCCCCTGAAGCCAATCTGTCTGAGTGGGAGCAGGTGATCTACGAAGAAGCCAATCCGACAGATGAAGTCACCATCGGGATGGTCGGTAAGTACATTGAACTGCCGGATGCGTACAAGTCGGTCAACGAAGCCCTGAAGCACGCAGGCCTGAAAAACCGCCTGTCGGTTAACATCAAGTATGTTGACTCACAAGATGTAGAGTCGAAAGGCACAGAAGTGCTGGAAGGCCTGGATGCAATCCTGGTTCCTGGCGGCTTCGGCGGCCGTGGCGTAGAAGGGAAGATCACCACGGCGCAATATGCCCGTGAGAACAAAATCCCGTATCTGGGGATCTGCCTGGGAATGCAGGTCGCGCTGATCGAATATGCCCGTCATGTCGCGGGCCTGGAAGGCGCGCATTCGACTGAATTCAATGCTGATACCAAACACCCGGTGGTGGGTCTGATCACCGAGTGGATTGACAGTGAAGGTAAAGTGGAAGAGCGTAGCGAAGAATCAGATCTGGGCGGCACCATGCGTCTGGGGTCACAGCTATGTCACCTGGCCGAAGGTTCGAAAGCCCGTGAACTGTACGGTAACGCGACGATCCACGAGCGTCACCGTCACCGTTACGAAGTGAATAACAACCTGCTGCCGAAACTGGAGAAAGCGGGCTTGAAAGTTTCGGGTCTGTCTGCAGACAAGAAGCTGGTGGAAATTATCGAGATCCCGAACCACCCATGGTTCGTGGCGGCTCAGTTCCACCCTGAGTTCACCTCAACACCTCGCGATGGCCATCCGCTGTTTGAAGGCTTTGTGAAGGCGGCGGGCGAGAACCTGCGCGGTGAGCTGAATAAGTAA
- the eno gene encoding phosphopyruvate hydratase, translated as MSKIVKVLGREIIDSRGNPTVEAEVHLEGGFVGMAAAPSGASTGSREALELRDGDKSRFLGKGVLKAVEAVNGPIAEALVGKDAKAQADIDQVMIDLDGTDNKSNFGANAILAVSLANAKAAAAAKGMPLYEHIAELNGTPGQFSMPLPMMNIINGGEHADNNVDIQEFMIQPVGAKTLKEGLRIGAEVFHNLAKVLKAKGMSTAVGDEGGFAPNLESNAAALAAIKEAVEMAGYELGKDVTLAMDCAASEFFDKEAGNYNMKGEGKIFTSEEFNHYLAGLVDEYPIVSIEDGLDESDWDGFKHQTELLGGKIQLVGDDLFVTNTKILKEGIEKGVANSILIKFNQIGSLTETLAAIKMAKDAGYTAVISHRSGETEDATIADLAVGTAAGQIKTGSMSRSDRVAKYNQLIRIEEALGEKAPYNGLKEVKGQA; from the coding sequence ATGTCTAAGATCGTTAAAGTTCTAGGTCGTGAAATTATCGATTCACGTGGTAACCCAACTGTTGAAGCGGAAGTTCACCTAGAAGGCGGTTTCGTCGGTATGGCTGCTGCGCCGTCTGGTGCATCGACTGGTTCTCGCGAAGCACTTGAACTACGTGACGGCGACAAGTCTCGTTTCCTGGGTAAAGGCGTTCTGAAAGCTGTTGAAGCTGTGAACGGCCCAATTGCTGAAGCACTGGTTGGGAAGGATGCGAAAGCTCAGGCTGACATCGATCAGGTGATGATTGACCTGGACGGTACTGACAACAAGTCTAACTTCGGTGCAAACGCAATCCTGGCTGTTTCTCTGGCCAACGCCAAAGCCGCTGCGGCAGCAAAAGGCATGCCGCTGTATGAGCACATTGCTGAGCTGAACGGCACTCCAGGTCAATTCTCTATGCCGCTGCCTATGATGAACATCATCAACGGTGGTGAGCACGCGGACAACAACGTCGACATCCAGGAGTTCATGATCCAGCCTGTCGGTGCCAAGACCCTGAAAGAAGGTCTGCGTATCGGTGCTGAAGTGTTCCACAACCTGGCCAAAGTTCTGAAAGCGAAAGGTATGAGCACTGCAGTTGGTGACGAAGGTGGTTTCGCGCCGAACCTGGAATCAAATGCTGCTGCCCTGGCTGCAATTAAAGAAGCGGTTGAGATGGCTGGCTATGAGCTGGGCAAAGACGTGACGCTGGCGATGGACTGTGCGGCCTCTGAATTCTTCGATAAAGAAGCTGGCAACTACAACATGAAAGGTGAAGGTAAAATCTTCACTTCTGAAGAGTTTAACCACTACCTGGCTGGCCTGGTTGATGAATACCCAATCGTCTCTATCGAAGACGGCCTGGACGAGTCTGACTGGGACGGCTTCAAGCACCAGACTGAACTGCTGGGCGGCAAAATCCAGCTGGTGGGTGACGATCTGTTCGTAACCAACACCAAGATCCTGAAAGAAGGGATTGAGAAAGGTGTTGCGAACTCTATCCTGATCAAATTCAACCAAATCGGCTCTCTGACCGAAACGCTGGCTGCGATCAAGATGGCGAAAGACGCCGGTTACACTGCGGTTATCTCTCACCGTTCAGGTGAGACTGAAGATGCAACGATTGCCGACCTGGCAGTGGGTACTGCAGCGGGCCAGATTAAGACCGGTTCTATGAGCCGTTCTGACCGTGTTGCGAAATACAACCAGCTGATCCGTATCGAGGAAGCGCTGGGTGAAAAAGCACCGTACAATGGTCTGAAAGAAGTGAAAGGCCAAGCGTAA
- the ftsB gene encoding cell division protein FtsB produces MRLFTVALLMVLAWLQYDFWLGKNGMSDYLTATENVALQQQANAELAQRNHQMYAEIHDLHRGQEAVEERARNGLGMIKPGETFFRIVGE; encoded by the coding sequence ATGCGTTTGTTCACGGTCGCGCTACTGATGGTGCTGGCATGGTTACAGTACGATTTCTGGTTGGGTAAAAACGGCATGAGTGACTACCTGACTGCAACGGAAAATGTTGCCTTGCAGCAGCAGGCCAATGCCGAGCTTGCCCAGCGCAACCATCAGATGTATGCCGAAATCCATGATCTGCATCGCGGTCAGGAGGCAGTCGAAGAGCGGGCCCGAAACGGCCTGGGGATGATCAAGCCGGGCGAGACATTCTTTCGTATCGTCGGTGAGTAA
- the ispD gene encoding 2-C-methyl-D-erythritol 4-phosphate cytidylyltransferase: MTETITAVVPAAGIGSRMAADRPKQYLPVAGKTILEHTVARLLSHSAISRVVIAISPTDPYFQALPLADDPRITVVNGGAERADSVFAGLAAIDDAQSWVLVHDAARPCVRLADLDKLITAALHSDSGAILAAPVRDTMKRGNGCQGIAETVCRNDLWHALTPQMFRVQQLRDSLKHALAQGAVITDEASALEFCGLQPRLVPGRADNLKVTQPEDLALAEFYIQQLMKDEP; the protein is encoded by the coding sequence ATGACCGAAACCATCACAGCTGTGGTGCCGGCAGCCGGGATTGGCAGCCGCATGGCAGCGGACCGACCCAAACAGTACCTGCCTGTTGCAGGCAAAACGATTTTAGAACATACCGTCGCGCGGCTGCTGAGCCATTCGGCCATCAGCCGGGTGGTGATAGCCATTAGCCCGACGGACCCTTATTTCCAGGCGTTGCCGCTGGCCGATGATCCGCGGATCACTGTGGTTAACGGGGGCGCTGAGCGAGCCGATTCGGTATTTGCCGGACTGGCAGCAATTGATGATGCGCAGAGCTGGGTGCTGGTTCATGATGCGGCCCGGCCGTGTGTACGTCTGGCGGATCTGGACAAATTGATCACGGCCGCATTGCACAGTGACAGCGGCGCCATTCTCGCCGCGCCGGTGCGCGATACCATGAAAAGGGGCAATGGCTGTCAGGGCATTGCTGAAACCGTGTGCCGGAACGATCTCTGGCATGCGCTGACACCGCAGATGTTTCGGGTCCAGCAGTTGCGCGATTCACTCAAGCATGCGCTGGCACAAGGTGCGGTGATCACTGATGAGGCCTCGGCGCTGGAGTTTTGTGGTTTGCAACCCCGGCTGGTTCCGGGACGGGCGGATAACCTCAAAGTTACCCAGCCCGAAGATCTGGCACTGGCCGAATTTTATATACAACAATTGATGAAGGATGAGCCATGA
- the ispF gene encoding 2-C-methyl-D-erythritol 2,4-cyclodiphosphate synthase, translating to MRIGHGFDVHKFGGEGPVIIGGVAIPYEQGLIAHSDGDVALHAVCDALLGAIGAGDIGRHFPDTDAEWAGADSRFLLRDVYSKVKAKGYRLGNLDVTIIAQAPKMAPYIEAMCQAIAADLETDLGNINVKATTSERLGFTGRKEGIACEAVVLLQQQS from the coding sequence ATTCGCATTGGACACGGTTTTGACGTGCATAAGTTTGGTGGTGAAGGACCGGTCATTATTGGTGGGGTGGCGATTCCGTACGAGCAGGGGCTGATCGCCCATTCCGACGGCGATGTGGCGCTGCATGCGGTGTGTGATGCGCTGCTGGGGGCGATTGGCGCCGGGGATATCGGCCGTCACTTCCCTGATACCGATGCTGAGTGGGCCGGTGCGGACAGCCGTTTTTTGCTGCGTGATGTCTATAGTAAAGTGAAAGCCAAAGGCTACCGTCTGGGGAACCTGGATGTGACCATTATTGCCCAGGCGCCGAAAATGGCGCCGTATATTGAGGCGATGTGCCAGGCGATTGCGGCCGATCTGGAAACTGACCTGGGTAACATCAATGTCAAAGCGACTACTTCCGAGCGATTGGGGTTTACCGGCCGCAAGGAAGGGATCGCCTGTGAAGCTGTCGTTCTGCTTCAGCAACAATCATGA